A stretch of the Alnus glutinosa chromosome 6, dhAlnGlut1.1, whole genome shotgun sequence genome encodes the following:
- the LOC133871476 gene encoding disease resistance protein RUN1-like produces MAVGTSRSPEPFFSSSSSSHSNWIYDVFLCFRGEDTRKNFTDHLYFALRDFGIKIFKDDHELRRGEYLAFELLRAIKGSRISIIVFSRNYAASRWCLEELVEIMECRRSMTQLVLPIFYDVEPSDVRNQTGSFAEAFAKHEEHYLLDMDKVLRWRRALCEAANLSGWDLKKTANVHEAKFIRKIVREITRELNSKHLFIALYPVGVDSRVQDITSLLNVGANDVCLVGILGMGGIGKTTIAKAIYNQYFHGFEGKSFLANVRETSKEPRGQVHLQKQLLSDILKTSEIKISSVDRGINMIKERLCNKAILVILDDVDHMEQLNAICRKRDWFGLRSRIIITTRDEHLLKELEVDNVYTVSTMNDSESLELFSWHAFRNSYPTKDYTDLSRSVIAYCGGLPLALEVLGSFLFSRSMLEWKSALDKLKRIPHEQIQNKLRISFDGLSDNTEKDIFIDIACFFIGMDTNYVVKILDGCGFFPKIGISVLIQRCLLKVSGRNTFTMHDLLRDMGREMVREKHPNEPGKWSRLWRHEDAFDILIFLRGTNVVEGLTLELPSLSKVNFNSRAFRKMQRLRLFQLDHVRFTGDYKYLSKELRWIRWHGFTLKFMPNDFYPKNIVVLDLQYSNLKRVWKVPKQLLEKMKILNLSHSHYLRQTPDFSKLPNLEELIFEDCTSLFEVHHSIGDLSNLVLVNLKDCKFLKSLPRNFYKLKSLETLILSRCSKIDNLADNLGEMESLTILLVDKTAIRQVPFSIVQLKNLKYLSLYGCKGSLSKPLPSLFWSRISPRKRPKSVNLLPTVLQGLNSLTHLCLWDCNLSNNAIPIDLWNLCSLQILDLRCNHFESLSARLGGLSKLQDLKLDCCKNLKSIPNLPASLVFLHAKHCTALERMPDLSKLSKMNGLYLINCHKLVEIPGLDKRSNPIVSVLLGGCINLTNTFKQNLIQKWATCRVGSVSGIFFPGNQIPDRFTYQCEGPSVHFEVPIIDSILKEFGVCVFTSVPVLVLSSYRISMSFINHTKNTILTNLAEVSGGPFPLGDHLFLCNIVLTNDFEGGDEAEVVFGWEYDQVTAKKIGVHLVYEGVVDEEIIHYASTSNEDANNNRQNGHSSMRKARSPNKMKDAQILLLEKKLKNLTKEENDFLLLGLFNGIKLKQNEFITLTGDWCITIVQLLCTRIEIWGGSHVGSMWWNSLYKTHFMSLRPCTIAAQLLALFDKNGNGTD; encoded by the exons ATGGCTGTCGGAACATCGAGATCTCCTGAACCcttcttctcttcatcttcttcctcccaTTCCAACTGGATTTACGATGTGTTCTTGTGTTTTAGAGGTGAAGATACGCGTAAGAACTTCACCGACCATCTCTACTTTGCTTTGAGAGATTTTGGAATTAAAATCTTCAAAGATGACCATGAGCTTCGAAGAGGAGAATATCTTGCATTTGAACTATTACGGGCAATAAAAGGATCCAGAATCTCTATCATTGTTTTTTCAAGGAACTATGCAGCTTCGAGGTGGTGCCTGGAGGAACTTGTGGAGATCATGGAGTGCCGAAGAAGTATGACACAACTGGTTCTGCCTATATTCTATGATGTTGAACCCTCGGATGTGAGAAACCAAACGGGTAGTTTTGCAGAAGCATTCGCAAAACATGAAGAGCATTACTTGTTGGACATGGACAAAGTTCTTAGGTGGAGACGAGCTCTGTGTGAGGCTGCTAATTTGTCAGGATGGGATCTAAAAAAAACTGCAAACGT GCATGAAGCAAAGTTTATCAGAAAAATTGTTAGAGAGATTACAAGAGAATTGAACAGCAAGCACTTGTTTATAGCACTCTACCCAGTTGGAGTAGATTCGCGTGTTCAAGACATAACTTCTTTGTTAAATGTCGGAGCTAACGATGTTTGCCTGGTAGGAATCTTGGGTATGGGCGGAATTGGAAAAACAACCATTGCTAAAGCTATTTATAACCAATATTTCCATGGATTTGAAGGTAAAAGTTTCCTTGCAAATGTTAGGGAAACTTCCAAGGAACCTAGGGGCCAAGTTCATCTCCAAAAACAACTTCTTTCTGACATCTTGAAGACAAGCGAGATAAAGATAAGTAGTGTAGACAGAggaattaatatgattaaagaAAGACTTTGTAATAAAGCAATACTTGTGATACTTGATGATGTAGACCATATGGAGCAACTGAATGCCATATGTAGAAAGCGTGATTGGTTTGGTTTGAGAAGTAGAATTATTATAACAACAAGAGATGAGCACTTGCTAAAGGAGCTAGAAGTGGATAACGTATATACAGTTTCAACAATGAATGATAGTGAATCTCTTGAGCTCTTTAGTTGGCATGCCTTTAGGAATAGCTATCCTACTAAAGATTATACTGATTTGTCAAGAAGTGTCATTGCTTATTGTGGAGGATTGCCACTAGCTCTTGAAGTTTTGGGCTCATTCCTTTTCTCTAGGAGCATGCTAGAATGGAAAAGTGCATTAGATAAATTGAAGAGGATTCCTCATGAGcaaattcaaaataaacttAGAATAAGTTTCGACGGACTAAGCGACAATACTGAAAAGGATATATTCATTGACATCGCATGTTTCTTCATCGGAATGGACACAAACTATGTTGTAAAAATATTGGATGGTTGTGGTTTTTTTCCAAAGATTGGAATTAGTGTTCTCATTCAGCGGTGTCTTCTTAAAGTTAGTGGGAGAAACACTTTTACCATGCATGATTTGCTGCGAGACATGGGAAGAGAAATGGTTCGTGAAAAACACCCAAACGAACCTGGGAAATGGAGTAGATTATGGCGGCATGAGGATGCATTTGATATATTGA tatttttacggGGAACAAATGTAGTTGAAGGACTTACTTTAGAATTGCCAAGTCTAAGTAAGGTGAATTTCAATTCAAGAGCATTTAGAAAGATGCAGAGATTAAGATTATTCCAACTTGATCACGTACGATTCACTGGAGACTATAAATATCTTTCCAAAGAATTAAGGTGGATTCGCTGGCATGGATTCACTCTAAAGTTTATGCCAAATGACTTTTATCCAAAAAACATAGTTGTGTTGGACTTACAATATAGCAATCTCAAAAGAGTATGGAAAGTTCCTAAG CAGTTGCTTGAGAAGATGAAAATTCTAAATCTTAGTCACTCTCATTATCTGAGGCAGACCCCTGACTTTTCAAAACTCCCCAATCTTGAGGAATTAATATTCGAGGATTGTACGAGTTTGTTTGAGGTTCACCACTCCATTGGAGATCTTAGTAATCTTGTTTTGGTGAATTTGAAAGATTGCAAATTTCTTAAAAGTTTGCCAAGGAATTTCTATAAGTTGAAGTCTTTAGAAACTCTTATTCTTTCTAGGTGTTCTAAAATAGACAATTTGGCTGACAACTTGGGGGAGATGGAATCATTGACAATTCTTCTTGTGGACAAAACTGCTATAAGGCAAGTGCCTTTTAGTATAGTGCAATTGAAGAACCTCAAATATTTATCTCTATATGGATGTAAAGGATCATTGTCCAAGCCATTGCCTTCACTCTTTTGGTCCAGGATATCACCAAGGAAAAGGCCCAAGTCAGTCAATCTACTGCCAACTGTGCTACAAGGCTTGAACTCACTAACACACTTATGTCTCTGGGATTGCAATTTATCAAACAACGCAATTCCTATAGATCTTTGGAATTTATGttctcttcaaattttagaTTTAAGATGCAATCATTTTGAAAGCCTATCCGCACGCTTAGGCGGTCTTTCGAAGCTTCAAGATCTCAAATTGGATTGCTGCAAAAACCTTAAATCAATTCCAAATTTACCCGCAAGCTTGGTTTTTTTACATGCAAAACACTGCACTGCGCTGGAAAGAATGCCGGATCTATCAAAGCTCTCAAAGATGAACGGTTTGTACCTTATTAACTGCCACAAATTAGTCGAAATTCCAGGTCTGGATAAGCGGTCAAATCCCATTGTGTCTGTTCTTTTGGGAGGGTGCATAAATCTGACAAATACTTTTAAGCAAAACTTAATACAG AAATGGGCTACATGTAGAGTTGGTAGTGTGTCTGGCATTTTCTTCCCTGGCAATCAAATTCCCGATCGGTTCACCTATCAGTGTGAGGGGCCTTCAGTACATTTTGAAGTACCTATTATTGATTCCATATTGAAAGAGTTTGGTGTATGCGTTTTCACTTCAGTACCTGTTTTGGTATTATCTTCATATAGAATTAGCATGTCATTTATCAACCATACCAAGAATACTATTCTGACCAATCTGGCAGAAGTATCCGGTGGCCCATTCCCTCTTGGAGATCACTTATTTCTATGCAATATTGTTCTTACCAATGATTTTGAGGGTGGTGATGAAGCGGAGGTTGTTTTTGGATGGGAATATGATCAAGTCACTGCTAAGAAGATAGGGGTGCATCTAGTATATGAAGGGGTTGTTGATGAAGAAATTATTCATTACGCCTCTACATCTAATGAGGATGCCAATAACAATAGACAAAACGGACACTCTAGTATGAGAAAAGCGAGATCTCCAAATAAAATGAAGGATGCACAAATTTTGCTTCTAGAGAAAAAGCTCAAAAATCTTACTAAAGAGgaaaatga CTTTTTGCTTCTTGGTTTGTTCAACGGGATAAAACTGAAGCAAAACGAGTTCATCACTCTGACGGGTGATTGGTGCATAACAATTGTACAACTGTTGTGCACTAGAATAGAGATATGGGGTGGATCTCACGTAGGATCTATGTGGTGGAATTCACTATATAAGACCCACTTCATGTCTTTAAGACCTTGCACAATAGCTGCACAACTGTTGGCCTTGTTTGATAAAAATGGAAACGGAACAGACTAG